The Sinomonas sp. P10A9 genome contains the following window.
CCGTGCGGAAGGCCGCGGCCTCGTCCCCGACCAGCGAGTGCTTGAACGTGAAGTTCGCGTTCGCGGCCTTGGCGATATCGCTCTGGTAGCCGAATGTGTCCTTGATATAGGCGTTGTCCGGGATCTTGTCCTTCCAGCCGCTGTCCGCACTGGTCAGCCTGTCGGCAATGCCCCCGAGGGCGTCCTTGGCGCTCACCGCCAGGCCGGACTTGTCATCCAGCGCGATCTGGTCGGCGCCGGTCTTGGGCGTCCCAGGAATCGTTGCACCGGGCAGGAGCGGCGCGGCCTCGGTGAGCTTGAAGTTGTCGCGGGCCGTGGCCTGGCGCAGCGTGAGGAGCTGCGGTGTGCTGTTGCCATCGCCCTGCGTCACCGCGACGATGGTGCGCGGCCACGAGCGCTGGGTCGTGACGACGGTCGTGAGCAGCTTGGACGCGCGGACCGGAGCGATCGCGGGTGCGGTCGAGACGGAGGCGCGCACCTTGTAGTTCTGGGTGCGCGCAAGGAGCGCCGATCCGTCGGCACGCGGGGCGAGCTTGCCGGCGTCCTTCCCGTCATCGCCGGCCTGGAGCGCACTCGCGGTCTGGTCGAGGATCCGGGAAAGCTGGTCCTCGGTCACGACCCGGGCCTTGGCCTGCTCCGACGCGCTGGGCGAAGCGCTGGGCGACGGGGCCGGCGAGCTGTCCGCCTGCGCGGGAATCGCGCCGAAGCCCGCGAGCCCAAGCACCACGGCGAGGGCCGCAGCCACCCTGGCGGCAGGGCCGCGGCGCACGGCCGCGGCGGTGAGCTCGGCCGTGCCTGCCGGGCGCTCAACATGCGGGATGGGTGCTGTCCCGGAATCGCCAGCCGCAGACGCAGGACGGCGCCGACCACCTGTCGCGGGACCGGATCCACCCGTGCCTCGGCGGCGCGGTAATCCGAACACCGCGATCGCGGCGGCACCGAGGACGAGAATGGCGCCGATGACGATGAGCGGCACGGCCCACGGCATGGTCGCGTGGCTCGGCCACGTGATAGTCACGTCCTGCGGGGCAGGCGCCGTGCCGTCGCTCGCGAGCAGGAGCTGCCAGTCGCCGGAGTCGGGGAGATCCCAGTGGTACTCGAGCGTGCCGTTGGCGTTCTGGGTCGTGGCAAACAGGTCGGCACCGGCCGGATTCGGGGAGGTCGCCTCCCCGTCGGCATGGGTAGCGGAGAGCACCTTGCCGTCCGGGGACGCCCCATCGATCGTCGTGTGGGCGGCCTTTCCTACCCATGCGGCCATGTCGTCGGGGCGCGCGGCGGCCAAGACGTAGTTGCCGTCTCCGTGGATCGTCAGGGTTGCCTCTCCCCCTCGGAGGTCACGGAGCTTGGTGTCGATCACCGTCAGCGGCGCAGCCTGGGTATCGGCGGGGAGGGTCGCAGTGACCTGCTCGTCCGGTGCCCACCACGTCAGCTGGCCGATGCCTGCTACTAGGGCTACGAGGCCGAGCAGCACGAGCGCAGCTACGGTCTTCAGTCGCACAGAAATAACCTCACGTCGGGGGAAGGGAACCCCTCCATGGTAACCAAATCGTGATCATCGAGTCGCATCGGACCGGCTGGTAGCCTGTGCGCGTAAGGTCCGGGGGCCTGCGCCGTGCCACGCCGCAGGCAGCATGACGCGCAGCGGAACGCGCCCTCCGCCGGACCCCTGACGAGCAGAAGGCGAGACGCGTGGGAGAGAACCACACAGCCGGACCCATCGAGCCGGAGTCTCCCGCGGCGTCGGGGGCCAACCCCGCTGTCGAACAGCCGGTGCTCGGCGGCGGCCAGCGCAAGGCGCACCATGGAGTGATCGGCTTCGCACAGGACATCGCCCATCGGCTCCGGACCCCGATTCCGGGCGCCCAGCCGCGGGTCCGCTTCGAGATGCCGCCGCTGCGGGAGGCCAACGAAGACGATGGCAACGACGCCGAAGACGGCGGTACCGACCTCGGCGAGCCAGGGCCCCGCGTTTCCAAGGGCAATCCGATCTACGTCGGACTCATGGGCACTGTCGGCGTCGGGATCGCCCTTGCCCTCTACTACATCGCGGCCCACACGACCCAGCTCCTCCTGTGGATCCTCGCGGCCCTCTTCATCGCGCTGGGCCTCGATCCGGTGGTCCGCTGGCTCGAGTCGCATCGCGTCCCGCGCGCGCTCGGGATTTCCGTGACGATCGTCGCGCTCCTTGCCGTTCTCGGCGCATTCTTCGGCACGCTCATTCCCGCCATGGTGGACCAGATCACCCAGCTCGTGAACAACGTCCCGACGTGGATCCAGGACTTCCTGGGCTCCGACTTCTACCGCAGTATCGACGAGCAATTCGGCATCAAGAACCGCATCACCGAGGAACTGCAGAAGCTCGGGCAGGACTCCACCACGGTCACGAACCTCTTCGGCGGCGTCCTCGGCGTCGGGTCGACGATCGCCAATTCGCTGTTCGGCGTCCTCGTCGTCGTGGTGCTCAGTCTGTACTTCCTCTCGGCGATGCCGGCCATGAAGGTGTGGGCGTACCGGCTCGCGCCCCGCTCGCGCCGTCGTCGGGTCGAGGCGCTGAGCGAGGAGATCACGCGCTCGGTCGGCAACTACGTGATCGGCCAGGTGTGCGTCGCCGTGATCAACGCGGGGTTCGCATTCATCGTCATGACCATCCTGAATGTGCCGTTCGCCGCGCTGCTCGCGTTCGTGGTCGGCTTCCTCGCGTTCATTCCGCTCGTGGGCGGGGTCGTGGCCGGCGTCATCATCTCGCTCGTCGCGCTCACGGGCGGATGGCAGACAGGCCTCATCATGGCCATCGCCTACTTCGGCTACCTGCAGTTCGAGGCCTACTTCGTGTCGCCGCGCATCATGCAGCGCGCCGTGGCCGTCCCTGGACCAGTCGCCGTCATCTCGGTGATTGCCGGCGGCAGCCTCCTTGGCGTCCTCGGCGCGCTCATCGCCATCCCCACCGCGGCCTCGGTCATGCTCCTGATCCGCGAGGTCTTCATCACGCGCCAGGACCGGCGCTGACCGCGTCTGGGAGGAAGCCGAGCGAGGCCGACGCCCCCGGTGTCAGCCCGCTGTCGCCGCGGGGCCGACCCACGTCGTCGGGAGCTCGACCGCAGTGCCCGTGACGGCGGAGACAACCTCATTCAGGGCCCGCTGCACGAACTTCTCACCGACCCACAGGTGCTTGCCGCCGTCGATGCCGATCACACGTGTCTGCGGAACGCGCGCAAAACGGTCCCCTGCCTCTGCCGGGCGCAGGTAGTCGTCGAATTCCGGCACGAGAGCGATGAGCGGCCGGCCGAAGGCAGCCCAGGCATCGAGGTCGGCGTCGACCGCCCGGTGCAGGGGCGGCGAGAGGAGGACCGCGCCGTCGATCTGATCCCCGATCGGCGTGGTGGCGCCGTACTTCAGGACGAGCTCGGTCCCGAAGGACCAGCCCACAAGCCAGCGGTGAGCCAGGCCCCGATCGGCCGCGAAGCGCACAGCGGCCTCGGCGTCGGCCCGCTCCCCGACGCCCTCCTCGAACCGTCCCCCGCTCGTGCCCCGCGGGCTCGACGTGCCGCGGGTATTGAACCGCAGGACGGCGATCCCAGCGAGCGCCGGCAGCCTGAACGATGCCTTGCGGAAGACGTGCGAGTCCATGAAACCGCCATGGGTGGGCAGCGGATGCAACGTCACCAGTGTCGCAATCGGGTCCCGGTCCTCGGGCAGCGCAAGCTCGCCCACCAGCGTGAGCCCGTCCTCGGTGTGCAGTTCGACGTTCTCGCGGCGCGCCGGCAGCACCGTGTTGGCACGGATCGGCAGGGGGGCGTCGGAACTGGTGAACGCATACGAGGCGGG
Protein-coding sequences here:
- a CDS encoding AI-2E family transporter — protein: MGENHTAGPIEPESPAASGANPAVEQPVLGGGQRKAHHGVIGFAQDIAHRLRTPIPGAQPRVRFEMPPLREANEDDGNDAEDGGTDLGEPGPRVSKGNPIYVGLMGTVGVGIALALYYIAAHTTQLLLWILAALFIALGLDPVVRWLESHRVPRALGISVTIVALLAVLGAFFGTLIPAMVDQITQLVNNVPTWIQDFLGSDFYRSIDEQFGIKNRITEELQKLGQDSTTVTNLFGGVLGVGSTIANSLFGVLVVVVLSLYFLSAMPAMKVWAYRLAPRSRRRRVEALSEEITRSVGNYVIGQVCVAVINAGFAFIVMTILNVPFAALLAFVVGFLAFIPLVGGVVAGVIISLVALTGGWQTGLIMAIAYFGYLQFEAYFVSPRIMQRAVAVPGPVAVISVIAGGSLLGVLGALIAIPTAASVMLLIREVFITRQDRR
- a CDS encoding alpha/beta hydrolase, which produces MSFDPASYAFTSSDAPLPIRANTVLPARRENVELHTEDGLTLVGELALPEDRDPIATLVTLHPLPTHGGFMDSHVFRKASFRLPALAGIAVLRFNTRGTSSPRGTSGGRFEEGVGERADAEAAVRFAADRGLAHRWLVGWSFGTELVLKYGATTPIGDQIDGAVLLSPPLHRAVDADLDAWAAFGRPLIALVPEFDDYLRPAEAGDRFARVPQTRVIGIDGGKHLWVGEKFVQRALNEVVSAVTGTAVELPTTWVGPAATAG